AAAACCGCACAAGAGGTGGGAATTAATTGACACGAGGAGCAAGGACGTGCACGTGTATGTAAATATACGTACCACGTGGCACGACACGTCGAGAGGATCGGAGTTACAGAATCCCGTCTCTGAGCGAACGGGCCAATCGCGGAACGTTGATTTACATACGAGAGTGATCAGTGATGTCGAAAATATGACGAACGGGAATTCCTTCGCGACCTAGAATCATTTTGTTCGTTTGACATTTGACAAACAACAAGGATGAAATGTTTCTAAGAGCGTCTGGAGCTTGGAGCGCCAAGTGGATCGCACCTTTGGACCCGCAAATTCGGATCGCGAATAGGCCTTTGCGGGCTTTGGAGAGAATTATTCAGCCCCTCTCTCCGTCCCgttccttcttttttctattctattctattacGAAACAGCTGCCTCTCTGTAAactgttgaatatttttctcatacatTTGTTAACTATAAATTAACCGACGGGTCATGTTGAATCAGCCGTCGATAATACagtttgtaactttttaacgttcacgaattataattatttagtaatgaAAATGAATATCGGCCCTAGATAAGGATACGTTTTCTGATAGTGTCTTCAGACAATCAGACGTGAAATCACATGTAAAATTTGATAGAAACATAATTAGACGTTGgtaggaaaaaagaagaaagaataagTGATGCGAGAGATTAGCTGTAAAGTGCATTCCGTGCATTCCGTGTTGATTACGGTGTCATGTTCTCTCTGCGTCTCGCAGGAAAGcatcaatattcaaattttcgcgtttaaattaaaatgaaatgggtatttaattaaatgttggagaggaaaagaggaaaGGCGACAAGTCCGAACAATTCAGCTGTAGAAATCAAATTTGAGGTTAGTGATCCAAACAGATGATGTGATTCACGAAGAAATTCACGGTCGGAATTCGAGTAAGCTGCTGTGTGTGaaagtgaaaaattattacgcGATCGATGCCGAATTCACTCATTCACTGCGTCATGCACCGCATGCGCGTCGAACGATCATTCGACGCGGGACCCGACTTGGGGCGATGAATGGAAGTATGTGAAAGTGAAGGGCGACAAGCGATCGTTCGCAATTGCACGGTCGATCGGACGATCGCATTCTAGGTCGCGACTCGCGAAGGAATTCCCGTTCGTCGCCGGGCGTCATTCTCGACGTCACTCTCACGCAAGTCTCACATGTAGATGAACGGTTCGCGATTAGCCGGAATTTATCCCACCCGCTCAGAGATTCGGAGTTTCGGACGACGCTCGTAAACGCTGCCGGGACCGATCGTCTTCTCGACGTGTCGTACCACGTGGTACGTACACACGTGCACGTTCTTGCTCCTcatgtcaattaattcccaCCTCTCATTCTTTGTCGTCAACCGAATATTCGACGTAACACGTCACCATTTTCTTCTACGAATAAATCATATACgagataagataaatatatcatgCATGTTCATGTTTCCAGTCATTCGGCGGGCAGCTGACTGGTGATGATCAAGACGTACAGGAATCTCAACGGTATCATGCACAGGGTAACGGCGATTGTGGAGAAAGATCTTGGAACAGCGCAAGTAGCGCCGTTGCAAAGGGCCGCTTTAAAGGAACGCTGTATCCTTGTGGACAAGCTGGACCGACCCGTCGGTGAAGCCACCAAGCAAGCTTGTCATGAGATCGATACGGAGGGATGTGTCCCGCTCCACAGGGCGTTCAGCGTCTTTCTGTTCAATAGTAAAGGAGAATTGTTACTCCAGAAACGGTCAAATGTTAAGGTGAGAACACACTTTCATGCttgctatttttaaatataattttaaatatgtattttagcTAAGGAAGTAAAAATGGTATAATCAGGCTCTAGTGAAAGTTATTGAACGATTTAGTTGAAAATACAAGACTTTTCCATAAAAACCTGTAGAAATTGATAGTAAACTTGTATATTCtgtaatgaattaaaaaaaactaacatTCTTTTGAGAGAGATTATATTGGAGCTAATATTCTTTTAGTCTTTGAATGGGATTCACAAGTTTTGTTTCTCGTGTCGACTTTCTAACatgtgatattaaatattttaggaactgaaaaaatgtctgttttaaatcttgaattaaaacaaaattcttaGTGCAAAACAATTATCCTTGTATTTCTGCAAatgtcaatatatatatatgcacaatTTATATGACGTAAATCTATGTTATAGATAACATTCCCGGATTACTATACAAATACGTGCTGCAGCCATCCGTTAGCCGAGATTCCTGACGAAACGGAAGAAGAAAACGCTATGGGGGTGCGCAGAGCCGCGATAAGAAGGCTCGGCTACGAGCTGGGCATACCTAGCAGCGAGATCAAACCTTCCGATTTATTTTACCTGACAAGAATTCGCTATCAAGCGCCCAGCAACGATCGTTGGGGTGAACACGAGATCGATTACATAATGTTTCTGCAACGAGATAACATCACCATAAAGCCTAATCCTGACGAAGTGAGCGAGACTCGATGGGTGTCGCGATCGGAGATAGACAATTTTATGAAGACCACGTCGTTGCTGACACCATGGTTCCGTCTGATCTACAAATTTAAACTACTGCATTGGTGGGATAATTTACATAACTTAAGTAAAATGCAAGATCATCAGAATGTAACCATGTTGAAGGATTGATCCGTATACGTTGATCCGTATACTTGGGTCTTGTTACCAAAGCAAAACTGGTCTGAGAGTGCATATTATCCaagtctttaaaataattattcccgtaatttatatttctaagaATCAAAAAATGGGTTTAGATTTATGAACTTAAGTTTATGGGATACGTTTGTACCTGCATTTTCtcaacttaaatattttagatatacatacattgtGGAACCCTGGTATTTGAAGAACGGTAACTTTTCTAGATATAAAGGCGAGCGggtgtatataatttttaatcgaatTGATCTGAGTTTCTGAATCGtttctaaatttttgtaaaagattAAGAGCTCACTTAGACGTATGTTGTAACTTAAGCGTTTATTGTTGCTAAGTGTACACGTATTTTGTTAAACATCATGTATGAATTGtaaggaaataaatttattattctacatttattaattcgcATTGcttctatatattaatatatatactaaaaaacGCAACGGAAATAGAAATCCCATGCAGATCGATCGTCGACGATTGCCATTTAATCACATAATACACAGAACGCGTTCatcaaaaatgataaatataataaatgataaagtaGAATCGGACAACTTCACATTGCAAAGATTCAACCACTTCAAAAACGCGAGTATATCAAATGCAGTGTatcaataagaaaatttaaattttcaagaattttataatttgatagaaaaacgctaattaattttcattatttaactAAGATCTTAAGATGTCGAAATCTACATATTTAGGGATCCAAAATTAATCACatttcgaatatatttacttttccaaaaatctaaaagaattaaaaaatcgcgcagccattaaaaaaaaacctgaaCTGTATGACATATTCGACATATTCGAACATGATAGTCAAAATATTAACACTGTACAGCTAAACTTCTAcatagtttaaaaatatacctaTAATGTTATCATAACATGACTAGTACCAGACTCTGCCATGACTGAGCGGAATGTCTCTTTGAGTGTGGAAATTTCTTACTTCTTGGATTAATACTGCTCGCTACTTCCACTGAAACATACACGTCGatatataatgcataataattttaataattaattaaaataaaatgcgagAAGTACATTTCGTATTTAACCAAACAGTCGAactaatttaaatgtaatcaCATTGACAAATagaaaaatctgatttttgaGTCAGTGATTGATTGAGCTAACTGATCTACCGATCATAATTTcagtaagataatattttctctaaCAAAACTAAACAATGGaacatgtaatatttcttaattagaaGCGCATACTTTCTTGTTGAATAATGCTTATcctttttagatatttattcaaGATTTTCGATATAATCATCTTTCAAATCTTTAtaggttttataaaaataatatacctgATTATTGTTCGGACTGCACAGGTGGCACCTCGTCAGGGTCCTGATTTGGCTGGtacattgtatattatacacgCCCCGCTCTTGCTCAAGATCTGCTTCTTGGACGAGTTCGGGCTTTTGATAGGTTGGGTAGGTTCAGTAGGTTGCCGCTGCTCGATGCTCCTCTCATCCTCACTCAGCTCGCTATCGCTGCTCGCTTCTTGCATTTGCTTCTTAATTAATTCGAGGGCTTTCTTCGCCTTTACCCTGGTTGAAATTTTGGATGGCGGTCTAACTTTTTGAACGgattgtattttatacaatcgCTTCTCGTGGTTCTcgtattttttcttctctcggCTGGATTCTGGCTGTTGTTCGTTCGCCGCATGACGTTTCTTGTCAATCTTGGATGTAGATGTTGCACGTGATACTGCACTTTGACCTGCTCCTACCATCTGCACGTTTACAAGTCGTGGTAGGATCGGCACTTTTGGTGTAACCGATGTGCTCGTGGATAGTGGTATTATTATGACTCTAGGTGCGGGCTGTGCACCTATCGTCTGTACTTGTTTTCTTTCAATCGCTTTAGTTTTATaggtttcataaaaataatgtaccTGATTATTGTTTTGACTGACATTGTCGTCCTTTCTCTCACGGGCCGGAGAATGATTCGATGCCAGTGTCAACTCCTCTGTAGTTCTCCCCAGATCCACCTCTAGGATTTTTTTCAGTCCGTTGGTCAACGCTAGGCTGTTGATTAGTCTTTCTCGTTCCTCCATTGGGATCTCTAACTTCTCGTATTTTATACTCATTTCGTTCTCCATATCCTCTCGTAGTTCCGCATTATGTTCGCGGCTTTCCTCAAGATTTTCGCTCGTTcttaaatatgaaaagaaagaTTAGGAAACAAAATATTGCTTACGGAACAACTTCAATCTCTTGTGGTTATCTTGTTTTgctaaaatgtaattaaattctatCGGCAGAGATATCAATGTTTGCCGAGAAAAGATTATAGGCAGATAGACGTaactaatatgtaaaattaataaaaatttagaaaataaattaaaaattaacgcgTACCTGTCCGATTCATTTTGAACAATTGCAGCAAAGTTCGGCAAGTTTCTACTGGCATTTTCGACTTCCATATTCATCGATGCTAGATCATTATGGAGTTTCTCCTCGTTCTCTAGAGAGGCTTTCAACTTTGTCTGCAAGAACTCGATTAACTTATTCTCCcgtatttgttttaattcCGCCATCCGACGATGTTCTTCTATCTGCGTCTTCAAGAACTCCACCGCGTTCCTCTCTGATATAAGTTCTTTGTCCAATTTAACCACCTTCTTCGTCTCCTCTGTCAAATCCGCTTTCAGTTGCAGGATACGATCCTCGTACTCAGCGATCTGATGTCTCGTTATATCTGGTTCGATCTCTAAATCATCCTCTAATCTCCTTACTAATTCGTTGTCCTTGCGTATATTCGTCCTTTGATCTTCGGTTGCTATTCCATCCACGACTTCATCATTCTTAATTACCTGCATAAGTTGCTTATCCAATCGTACAGAGATATGCAATGCTTGCTGGACCATGTCCTCGATATCGCTATTCTCCTGCGAGCGTCGCGCAGATACATCTTGCAAGTCTTGCAACTCCTTCTGCAACCTCTGCACTGTATCTCTCAGTTCCTCGTTCAGCCTACGTTCTTCCTTCAATTCTCTTCTCAGTTCCACAATATTACCCGATTCTTTCATTTTGCTTTTTATAGTCTCCAGTGCTCGCTGCAAACTCTTGCTATCATCGCTCATCTGCCTGATTACCTTGTCCTTCTCCTTTAGGAACTTCTGTAGGTGATGGATCTCTTGATCCTTGTTGCTAAAGGACGACGGCGAGGACGTGCCCGACTGCACGTCACTCATTCGCCTCGTCATCTCCTCCAATTTACGAATAACCTGATCCCACGTGTTCAAACCACTTGCACGCAGCTGAAAATTCAgttaaaaatgtgaaattaacATGCCATAAAAAATACCCGACGTTGAAGATAAAAGATCTATTTATAGACTTGAAATTtatgcattatgcataattttagagaatattttaatggagaaatttaaatttattatttatataagaattgcATTagtttatgtattttatatccttaaattttattttaatttcgatttgattgtatattataatattctacatGCTTTCCAAGTAACAAAACTATAGAGAAGAAAAgcattatatatttgacgGTCATTCCCTTCTAGCGGACTGTAAtcttcatattatttaaaattcaagcGAATGAAACATGAgtttacattaatttctttcaatccgttatttttatgtaataatacttaagtacagattaaatatataaacaataatcgTTTCTAATAAAACAAATGGACTTGTCGAAAATTTGGTTCTAAAATTCTCGTGGACGATGATGCTTTTCGATTTTCACGAGTACGTGCAGACTGTCagatcttatttattaaaaacaatttgctTCGCGAATTATATTACCGATGGACTTGAGAAGTCTTCTCTGGATACAAATAAATCACCGCATAGCCGGCAACGTAACGGCAAATGCTTTGTCTATTATGTGGCTCAACATTTTTTCATCCTCCAAGTTCAGTTTTCGCTGCTTGCTGTCCGAAGTGAAAAATCTTCGAAAACGGATATGCGGACGTGATTGCCGAAACGATGCTGTGGTTTCGAAGCCGGTTGCCCGGTTGCCCACGTGAGCTCACGGAACTGCGCGGATCACTTCCCCCCTGCGGCCGAACTGTTCAACGACAAACCAGTTTGTCCGTGGGGGAATATGTCCTTGGGGGAATaacaatatagtttttaaaacaGATCAAATCACGTTGCGTTGGTACTCTACAGTTCTCGTCCAATCACTCAAGTCAAGCAACGTTGAGCGTGGTTAGTACTTAAATAGGTGACCGTTTTGGGAACACCGCGTACTGTTggcatttatattgtttttaaaacaaattagaaatgaaGAAGCTTTATTTAATAGAGGAGTTCACGTTTTCAATAGATGATTCGATTTCTGGAAATTAAATCAGAGTGGATCAGGGCTAAATGTAGGACGAAGACAGCCACGTAATgttctctccctttttcttgCGTTATAATGCGGCAGGTATTGTTTATTGTATAGTCTATAAGCTCCATGTAAATTAGAATACGATTTATGTATTTgcgtatatttatgtatttttgcgtatatttatgtattttttaattaaaaaatcaaacattggccgcgttcagcagacacaactgttgagttcgtcttatcaacaatctgcgttgattggttggttctaaaagtaagagccaatcacgttcgactgctactcagcggcttggtctgctgagcGCGCCCATTGCGTCTAGCCATAAGGAGCGGAACTCACGTGACCACGTCgtcaattgatttaaaataaaaatatctgattgGTCGGTTCAGGGGAAAACTCCAGGCATCGGGAGCTGTGAGTGGCTGTGGTCAAACGGGACGCTCTCTTCTGCTTACCAGCGCGAGTTCTGATTGGCTTCTGCTTTCCTGCTTTCTGCTATTCTGCCAAGGTGTGAATATTTCCGAAGAGCGTCGTTCTCGAACGCAGTCCTGCTAAACGCATCCATTTATTTCTTCTGCAGGTTCTGCACCATGTATCAATCGATCTCTTCCGtcattggccgcgttcagcagacacaactgttgagttcgtcttatcaacaatctgcgttgattggttggttctaaaagtaagagccaatcacgttcgattgctactgagcggcttggtctgctgaacgcggccattatCCGTGGCCCCGGTGGCCCATATGGACGGGCCTTCACCTTCCGCCGGCTCCACCTGGAAAAGGCGCTCTCATTCGCGagcgtgtatgtatgtatgtacatacatacatacgccCGTCGTCGTCGGCTCAGTCGGCTGTCGTCGGCGCTCTCGGAGGTTATCGGCGGGAGGGGAAGAGTCCACTTCCAAAAGCGTGCATCTTCTGTCACCgcgggagggagagagaatcGGAGAATCAGTCCGCGAGTTCCGCTTGTACGCGCGTGTAATATAGTGGAGGTGCGCGGCGTAGGATTCGCCAGAGGTATTGACCGTCGTGTATCGATAATTCGTGAAATCAACGAGAGAAAACGTTTTCGGCGAAAGCCGTTCGAGAGAACATCGGATGAAACGAGATCAAGTCGCGAGCGAGACGTGTCTACTCTACTGTCtacgagagagaaacagaaagacagagagacaaaacaaacaaagagaaagagagagagagagagagcgaaaaaAGAGACCGGTGCGAACGCGGCGATGCCGCCAATGCCGCGCGGAGGGTGGCTGTTCGAATCGGCGGGGTGCGCGTTCCCAAATAAGGCGTTCCCGAACGCCTCGCGGGGGGAGCCTCGCGGCTCGCGCGTTTCTGCCGCCCCGCTATATACGTGGGGTCGTCCACGCGTTGTCCTCGCGACGCGTGGCGGGAATACGAATTGTAATTTCGTCCTCCGttccattgtttttttatcttccCCTTTGTCGAACGCGGTGACTAACGCACCTTGGAAAATGCCGCGTTCCGGCGTGAGATATCGCGCCGCGATAACGCGGCGGTCGGATAACGATAACCGCAGCGCTTATCGGGCTCCGAGCTCCGACGCGCTCTCGCTGATCGGGCGAAAGCGTCGAGGAACGGAGAAACAAACGGagaaacaaaacaattaattataattcggAGAACCCGCCGCACGTCTTCAAATCCTTCCGACATCATTTGTAAAGATACGGCGAGAGCCCCTCGCCCCCGGGTTTGAGGATTCTCGCGGTCGCGCGTCGCGAGTAGGTCAGGACGAAAGTGACACATATGCGGGCCGCGTATTATTTCGAATCGTTCGTGAATCacgctctctcgcgcgcgctctctttctctctccttctctctctctctctctctctctcgctcgggCGCggccgcgcgctcgcgcgaccCCGTCTATTTCGGTGAATCGAAATCATTTTTCGATGCACCATGTAAGGAGCGCGGGAagcgctctctttctctctctatctctctctcttctcctcgtCCACGATAATCGGCAAAGCCGTTCATTACGGATGCCGCGGCGGTCGCGCCGAACACGTAAATGCGCACGACGGAAGGCGACCGGAGCAttcgaaatatattcttattgcGGTCGTGTCCGTTGTATGCACGAGGGGGCAGTGAggaaggaagggagagagagagagagagagaagggaatCTATTTATAAAGAGCGGGGATGTGTGTGTTCCACGCGACGCCCACGCCCGCGCGGACGCGTGTATGAcgataatttgttaaaataatcgcGACAGAAGGATTGGCGCGTCGTCGTCGGGGACTCCTGACTCCTGCCTCCTGCGTGCCCGCCCGCCTCCACCCTCGCGCTCACGCCGTGTTCGTGCGTTTCGTGTTTGCAGAGCAGGTGCAGATATGTCTTTCCGCGTGGTGCGCACCAGCAAGTTCCGCCACGTGTACGGAACGCCCCTGAAGCGCGAGCAGTGCTACGACAACATCAGGGTGTCCAAGTCGTCATGGGACTCGACGTTCTGCGCCGTCAATCCCAAGTTTCTCGCCATCATCGTGGAGTCGGCGGGCGGTGGTGCCTTCATCGTCCTGCCGCACAATAAGGTGAgctctcctctcttttttttccttctctcctttttatatttctctgcCTGTCCTAATTTCGTCGCCGAGTTTCTCTCGCGTTTCACTGGTCACGCAGCATTGGATTGTGCGACGGCATgtcgcgcgcgtatatattattgcaatgACACAGTAGTAATGGCATATAGCTTACCAAATGACATGCTGCGATATCCGTTTCAAGTTCCTTGTCCCTGCCGTAATTGGCGAGCTGATATCTATTGTAAAACGTTTGTAGGTAGGACGAATACCGGCGGACTATCCTTTAGTAGGTGGACACAAGGGACCTGTACTAGACATCGCGTGGTGTCCCCATAATGATAATGTCATAGCTTCCGGCTCCGAGGATTGTGTCGTCAAAGTATGGCAAATACCGGACGGGGGTATCTCTAGGACATTGACCGAATCGATAGTGGATCTGCAGCTGCATCAACGCAGGGTCGGTCTAGTACTATGGCATCCCACTGCGTTAAACGTGTTGCTCACAGCTGGCTCGGACAATCTTGTTATCATTTGGAACGTCGGCACGGGGGAGGCCTTGATGCGCCTCGACTCCCATCCAGACGTGGTCTATTCTGCGTGCTGGAACTGGGACGGATCCCGATTAGTCACCACGtgcaaagataaaaagattagAATTCTGGATCCGAGGTCGGGCGAGATATTAGAAGAAGCTATAGCGCATGAGGGAAGCAAGGCGACTCGTGCCATCTTTCTCAGGTACGTCCTTCTTACGTTACATTTTATTCTTCAGCATTTTATCGCTTATTTCACATCgctatatatttgtatatcgtataaaaaaatcagactGACACAACaaggaagaaagaggaaatAGACGCTATTTGGAAGACAGATTAATTTCTCAAAACTAAATTCTAATTCGCCATGAAGGACACGtagtttctgaaaaaaaaaaatgttttaaattttctccaaaactataggtatatattttcagttgCGTCAGCCTCATTTCACAAATACAACATATCGCCCACACAGATTTTGCTataacatcatttttttaaatataaatacttatatatgttaaattcttaatgtttgaattcttaaatatttaattcgctCCGCTTTTGGATCAAGAGACGTTTCATTCGAATGCATTATTAACATGAAAATGGCGATACATTTTTCCACGATTTCCTAACGTCTTTACACATACGTGATATGATTCAGAATGCCACATTGCCAATACTTGAATATCAAAATAACCAATTTTTATGGCTATGATTTTGTAAGAGGAAGAGTGCATTAAACTAACGAGTGAATTTGCATGAGAGAGTGTGGATGTAGATAAATACCAAACAAAAAGGGATGTGTGAATAATATTGTACAAAGTcttctttactttttatattaggtacttgaatttaattaaagattgtccataatagaatataaaacgtgtctgtaaaatataatcatcAAATGGTATACATCCACctttttacacaaatatatattagtaataattcaatattgatCTATGTGTTGGTAGAAATCGTTTAGAGATGATTCTTAGATATAGCCACATTGGAGCTCTTCCTTTCCACATTGTTGTCCCCTTCCCGCCTTTTCTTTTGTGTTACCATTTTCGACTAATAACTTGACGTGACTATAATATATTCGCGTCGACATATACATGGCACTTCTCGCGCTTCTTTCCGCGAATGTTTTATAAGACAAACATGTTTGCGTACATATAAAGGTACACTTGTTTTTATCATCTTGTATTTCCGGTTTGTGTAGTGCAAgattctgtaatttttaatggaaaGACCGCCAGACTGAATTTTCGACATGACGAAGATGCCCAACTTAATATATACGAATGTCAAGATGTGTGTGCTCTGTAATTCTCCATAGATATTGCAGTAAGTATTGTGCACCAAGTTATTAATTCAAACTGTAATTGTAAATTAGATtgcttaaataattatgtaagtTATAACAAGGAGTATCAATTCGGTAAAGACACCTttacaaaacagtattataattatcgtttGTGAAAGAAAGGTTCGATTTGTACTTGCATAAGTTTATGCAAGCAAGTGTTGTACGTTTTATGTATTGTagttgtgatatttttttataatgcaatATGTGTCTTGTTTGTGGTAAGACAATGTTCGTGAAAGATATTTGTATAAGACATTGTGAAAGATTTTAGCTCTATGTAACAAGGTGGATGTagtaaaaaagttttgatGATTAATTTCTGTGTGTAAAAATatgacattaaaattacaGAGTAAtgcaatgtaaatatatatttttaccacaatatgtgtatgtatatatttttatcacaatatgtgtatgtacatatatatatgtgtaaaaagaTTAACACACTAGATAACAAAAGGCTACTTCATTAGATATTGGTGAAATCTTCATAATCATgcatattgattaattaagttacttgtattatattttttcagggGTGGCCTGATCTTTACGACGGGTTTTAGCAAGATGTCGGAAAGGCAATATTCATTACGAGCTCCCGACATGTTGGGCGAGCCCATAGTTATGGTAGAACTAGATACGAGCAACGGAGTTATGTTCCCTCTGTATGATACCGATACAAATTTAGTATACTTATGCGGCAAAGGCGACTCTGTGATCCGATACTTCGAAATTACGCCCGAACCGCCGTTCGTTCATTACATTAATACCTTTCAAACTCCCGATCCTCAACGAGGTATAGGAATGATGCCAAAACGGGGCTGTGACGTTAATAGCTGTGAAATAACCAGATtctatcgattaaataattcagGGTTTTGTCAAGTAGTATCAATGACAGTGCCAAGAAAGGTAAGAAAGCGTTGCGTcagtttgaaaattgaaaccGAAAAATGAGAGAATCGATTCGAGGAGTATCTAACGATTGTTCCATATAACGTTTTAGTCTGAGCTCTTCCAAGAGGATTTGTATCCCGATACTCCCGGTGACACTGCCGCGATCTCGGCGGAGGAGTGGCAAGCCGGTACTGACGCGGAGCCTGTGTTAATATCCCTCAGGGACGGTTATCAGCCTTCCGCCTCCAAGAAT
This genomic stretch from Temnothorax longispinosus isolate EJ_2023e chromosome 9, Tlon_JGU_v1, whole genome shotgun sequence harbors:
- the Idi gene encoding isopentenyl-diphosphate Delta-isomerase 1; its protein translation is MIKTYRNLNGIMHRVTAIVEKDLGTAQVAPLQRAALKERCILVDKLDRPVGEATKQACHEIDTEGCVPLHRAFSVFLFNSKGELLLQKRSNVKITFPDYYTNTCCSHPLAEIPDETEEENAMGVRRAAIRRLGYELGIPSSEIKPSDLFYLTRIRYQAPSNDRWGEHEIDYIMFLQRDNITIKPNPDEVSETRWVSRSEIDNFMKTTSLLTPWFRLIYKFKLLHWWDNLHNLSKMQDHQNVTMLKD
- the LOC139818922 gene encoding uncharacterized protein isoform X1 encodes the protein MTRRMSDVQSGTSSPSSFSNKDQEIHHLQKFLKEKDKVIRQMSDDSKSLQRALETIKSKMKESGNIVELRRELKEERRLNEELRDTVQRLQKELQDLQDVSARRSQENSDIEDMVQQALHISVRLDKQLMQVIKNDEVVDGIATEDQRTNIRKDNELVRRLEDDLEIEPDITRHQIAEYEDRILQLKADLTEETKKVVKLDKELISERNAVEFLKTQIEEHRRMAELKQIRENKLIEFLQTKLKASLENEEKLHNDLASMNMEVENASRNLPNFAAIVQNESDRTSENLEESREHNAELREDMENEMSIKYEKLEIPMEERERLINSLALTNGLKKILEVDLGRTTEELTLASNHSPARERKDDNVSQNNNQVHYFYETYKTKAIERKQVQTIGAQPAPRVIIIPLSTSTSVTPKVPILPRLVNVQMVGAGQSAVSRATSTSKIDKKRHAANEQQPESSREKKKYENHEKRLYKIQSVQKVRPPSKISTRVKAKKALELIKKQMQEASSDSELSEDERSIEQRQPTEPTQPIKSPNSSKKQILSKSGACIIYNVPAKSGP
- the LOC139818922 gene encoding uncharacterized protein isoform X2, with translation MTRRMSDVQSGTSSPSSFSNKDQEIHHLQKFLKEKDKVIRQMSDDSKSLQRALETIKSKMKESGNIVELRRELKEERRLNEELRDTVQRLQKELQDLQDVSARRSQENSDIEDMVQQALHISVRLDKQLMQVIKNDEVVDGIATEDQRTNIRKDNELVRRLEDDLEIEPDITRHQIAEYEDRILQLKADLTEETKKVVKLDKELISERNAVEFLKTQIEEHRRMAELKQIRENKLIEFLQTKLKASLENEEKLHNDLASMNMEVENASRNLPNFAAIVQNESDRTSENLEESREHNAELREDMENEMSIKYEKLEIPMEERERLINSLALTNGLKKILEVDLGRTTEELTLASNHSPARERKDDNVSQNNNQMVGAGQSAVSRATSTSKIDKKRHAANEQQPESSREKKKYENHEKRLYKIQSVQKVRPPSKISTRVKAKKALELIKKQMQEASSDSELSEDERSIEQRQPTEPTQPIKSPNSSKKQILSKSGACIIYNVPAKSGP
- the Coro gene encoding coronin-1C-A: MSFRVVRTSKFRHVYGTPLKREQCYDNIRVSKSSWDSTFCAVNPKFLAIIVESAGGGAFIVLPHNKVGRIPADYPLVGGHKGPVLDIAWCPHNDNVIASGSEDCVVKVWQIPDGGISRTLTESIVDLQLHQRRVGLVLWHPTALNVLLTAGSDNLVIIWNVGTGEALMRLDSHPDVVYSACWNWDGSRLVTTCKDKKIRILDPRSGEILEEAIAHEGSKATRAIFLRGGLIFTTGFSKMSERQYSLRAPDMLGEPIVMVELDTSNGVMFPLYDTDTNLVYLCGKGDSVIRYFEITPEPPFVHYINTFQTPDPQRGIGMMPKRGCDVNSCEITRFYRLNNSGFCQVVSMTVPRKSELFQEDLYPDTPGDTAAISAEEWQAGTDAEPVLISLRDGYQPSASKNELKVQKKSNILSKGAKVGSNAAQNATEVSSGVFEELLKECREEIRKLKAVIVKHEGRIRVLESAVALQMKEEERKERKEKSASPDGKETLASDEV